The Tumebacillus amylolyticus genome window below encodes:
- a CDS encoding 2-oxoacid:acceptor oxidoreductase subunit alpha gives MTNEFTWKVGGAQGEGIDSTGEILATVLTRMGYYIFAYRHFMSLVKGGHTNYKIRASTTDHVYYHGDDLDMLVAFDQLSIQENEDELIEGGIILHDAKFQAQTKREGLRVCSVPLLDMAKELGNPIIKNMVAAGASAYVLDIDPSNFYEQIEQQFGKKGQELVDLNKTAFNKGYDYIKENYPDVRRPAPQATRPSKGYLLMNGNEAIGLGAVLNGCRILAAYPITPATEILYWVLANLPKYGGKVLQAEDEIAACIMAIGANYAGVRSMTSTSGPGLSLMMEALGMAGISETPLVIVDVMRGGPSTGLPTKTEQSDVNGALFGSHGETPRVVIVPTSIPDCFYQIGRAFNLAEEYQLPVIVCSDLLIGMNKMGFQDLDLSTVDIARKNIVTQEQLDALEKGAFKRYSLDTESGVSSRSIPGMKNGRYCALTNEHEETGLEIEDVPMRKAQMEKRFRKLDVLEKNINDWGFEYKGAETPDVLIVGMGSTQAQIEEATRQMDGLSWGHLQFRCLAPFPKDTQKYFQAAKKVYVIDNNYTGQLTGLIAREIGFHDKLTPVLKYDGNPFTIRDIVTAVKG, from the coding sequence ATGACCAACGAATTCACTTGGAAGGTTGGCGGGGCCCAAGGTGAGGGGATCGACTCCACCGGGGAGATCCTCGCGACCGTGCTCACGCGGATGGGCTATTACATATTTGCCTATCGCCATTTCATGTCGCTCGTCAAGGGCGGCCACACGAACTACAAAATTCGTGCGTCGACCACCGACCATGTCTACTACCACGGCGACGATCTCGACATGCTGGTCGCGTTCGACCAACTCTCGATCCAAGAAAACGAGGACGAACTGATCGAGGGCGGCATCATCTTACACGATGCGAAGTTCCAAGCGCAAACCAAACGTGAGGGTCTGCGCGTCTGCTCCGTGCCGCTGCTCGACATGGCGAAGGAGCTCGGCAACCCGATCATCAAAAACATGGTTGCCGCCGGAGCTTCTGCCTACGTGCTGGACATCGACCCGAGCAACTTCTACGAACAGATCGAACAGCAATTCGGCAAAAAAGGCCAAGAGCTCGTCGATCTCAACAAGACCGCGTTTAACAAAGGCTACGACTACATCAAGGAAAACTACCCGGACGTTCGCCGTCCGGCGCCCCAAGCAACCCGTCCGTCCAAAGGCTATCTGCTCATGAATGGCAACGAAGCGATCGGTCTCGGCGCTGTCCTGAACGGGTGCCGCATCCTCGCGGCGTACCCGATTACGCCGGCGACGGAGATTCTGTACTGGGTGCTTGCCAATCTGCCGAAGTACGGTGGGAAAGTGTTGCAAGCGGAAGACGAAATCGCCGCTTGTATCATGGCGATCGGGGCGAACTACGCAGGCGTGCGCTCGATGACTTCGACGTCCGGACCGGGCCTGTCTCTGATGATGGAAGCGCTCGGCATGGCCGGCATCTCCGAGACGCCGCTGGTTATCGTAGACGTTATGCGCGGCGGTCCGTCGACCGGTCTGCCTACGAAAACGGAGCAATCGGACGTCAACGGTGCGCTGTTCGGCTCCCACGGCGAAACGCCGCGCGTCGTGATCGTCCCGACTTCGATCCCGGACTGCTTCTACCAGATCGGTCGTGCCTTCAACCTCGCAGAAGAGTACCAACTGCCGGTCATCGTCTGCTCCGACCTGCTGATTGGGATGAACAAAATGGGCTTCCAAGACCTCGACCTCTCCACCGTCGACATCGCGCGCAAAAACATCGTCACCCAAGAGCAACTCGATGCCTTGGAAAAGGGCGCGTTCAAACGCTACAGCCTCGACACCGAATCGGGCGTCTCCTCACGCTCCATCCCCGGTATGAAAAACGGCCGCTACTGCGCCCTGACCAACGAGCACGAAGAGACGGGCTTGGAGATCGAGGACGTGCCGATGCGCAAAGCGCAGATGGAAAAACGCTTCCGCAAACTGGACGTGTTGGAGAAAAACATCAACGACTGGGGCTTCGAGTACAAAGGCGCCGAGACGCCGGACGTGCTGATCGTCGGCATGGGTTCGACCCAAGCGCAGATCGAAGAAGCGACGAGGCAAATGGACGGCCTCTCGTGGGGTCACCTGCAATTCCGCTGCTTGGCACCGTTCCCGAAAGACACGCAAAAATATTTCCAAGCAGCGAAAAAAGTCTACGTCATCGACAACAACTACACGGGTCAACTGACCGGCCTGATCGCTCGCGAGATCGGCTTCCACGACAAGCTGACTCCGGTGTTGAAGTACGATGGCAATCCGTTTACGATTCGCGATATCGTCACAGCGGTGAAGGGGTGA
- a CDS encoding glycosyltransferase family 4 protein, producing the protein MRTYHVLQVLRPMQGGMRRHVLDLIQGLQDAGHRVTAACPKKTALFQELRSLVSTVPFPLDDGMNPISDWLAVRHLQKVMRREKFDIVHLHGAKAGYVGRFAVRGIEPRPAVLYTVHNHVLPRQALLKKAMNALERRLAVDTDRIIAVSDSLRQEIRLSHGVEEYRSVTIRNGIQGPPPLTRRYARAVLGCEDDDRVVIACIGRMVPEKGIDRLLEAFTILLSRGFDAELVLIGDGPMLSDYQYLAGKVGLARVRFLGEVPNAAQVLPGVDIAVCPSRQEGLGLVAIEAMLAGRPVVASDVGGLPEVVVHGETGLLVPPEDSVLLASSLCYLIERPDVRERMGRLGSQRAQEHFSRHGMMQAVLKEYDAVMESRQGVIV; encoded by the coding sequence ATGCGTACCTATCATGTACTTCAAGTGTTGCGCCCGATGCAGGGCGGCATGCGTCGTCATGTGCTGGATTTGATTCAAGGCTTGCAAGACGCCGGACACCGTGTTACGGCGGCGTGCCCGAAGAAAACGGCGCTTTTTCAAGAACTCAGGAGTTTGGTTTCGACCGTGCCGTTTCCGCTCGATGACGGGATGAATCCAATCTCCGACTGGCTGGCTGTGCGGCATCTGCAGAAAGTCATGCGGCGGGAGAAGTTTGACATCGTCCACCTGCACGGGGCCAAAGCGGGCTATGTCGGACGGTTTGCCGTGCGCGGTATCGAACCCCGCCCGGCTGTGCTCTACACCGTCCACAACCACGTCCTGCCCCGCCAAGCTCTTTTGAAAAAAGCGATGAACGCGCTGGAGCGCCGCCTCGCCGTCGACACCGACCGCATCATCGCCGTGTCCGATTCGCTGCGACAAGAAATTCGCTTGTCACACGGCGTGGAAGAGTACCGTTCGGTGACGATTCGCAACGGCATACAAGGCCCGCCGCCGCTGACTCGACGCTATGCGCGTGCTGTGCTTGGTTGTGAAGACGACGATCGCGTGGTGATCGCGTGCATCGGGCGGATGGTGCCGGAGAAGGGAATCGACAGGCTGCTCGAAGCGTTCACGATTTTATTGTCGCGAGGCTTCGATGCCGAACTGGTTCTGATCGGCGACGGGCCGATGTTGTCCGACTATCAATATCTCGCAGGCAAAGTCGGTCTCGCCCGCGTGCGTTTTCTCGGCGAAGTGCCGAACGCCGCACAGGTGTTGCCGGGCGTGGACATCGCCGTCTGCCCGTCGAGGCAGGAGGGTCTGGGCCTCGTCGCCATTGAAGCGATGTTGGCGGGTCGTCCCGTAGTCGCAAGCGATGTCGGCGGGTTGCCGGAAGTGGTCGTGCATGGCGAGACAGGTCTGCTCGTCCCGCCGGAAGACTCGGTTTTGCTCGCGAGTTCCCTGTGCTATTTGATCGAACGGCCGGATGTGCGCGAGCGAATGGGACGTCTCGGCTCTCAACGGGCACAGGAGCATTTTTCCCGACACGGGATGATGCAGGCGGTGCTCAAGGAATATGACGCGGTGATGGAGAGTCGCCAAGGAGTGATCGTATGA
- a CDS encoding thiamine pyrophosphate-dependent enzyme, which produces MATMADFRYDKATWCPGCGDFSVLAALQQVCVRMGLEPEDVCCVSGIGCSGKISQHFGSYGFHSLHGRSLPTAQGIKMANQDLTVIAAGGDGDGYGIGVGHFVHACRRNVDITYIVMDNHIYGLTTGQSSPTSKKGFKTKTSPQGVAEEPIKPLELAIVSGASFVAQAFSGDLKQLQRLIEEGMKHKGFSLINVFSPCVTFNRVNTYEWFKENIVNFDEEEGYDPTNKAMALQRIAETDSVCTGILYQEQRPAFHEVVLGATEQGTVKVPLEIPNDEMQALIDQFRRA; this is translated from the coding sequence ATGGCAACGATGGCTGACTTTCGGTATGACAAAGCGACTTGGTGTCCGGGATGCGGAGACTTCTCCGTCCTCGCCGCCCTGCAACAAGTCTGTGTAAGAATGGGCCTTGAACCGGAGGACGTCTGCTGCGTCTCGGGGATTGGTTGCTCCGGGAAAATCTCGCAGCACTTCGGCTCCTACGGTTTCCACTCCCTGCACGGTCGTTCTCTGCCGACGGCGCAAGGGATCAAGATGGCCAACCAAGACCTGACCGTCATCGCGGCAGGCGGGGACGGCGACGGCTACGGCATCGGGGTGGGGCACTTCGTCCACGCCTGCCGCCGCAACGTCGACATCACCTACATCGTCATGGACAACCACATCTACGGCCTGACCACCGGCCAATCGTCCCCGACGTCAAAAAAAGGCTTCAAGACCAAAACCTCTCCGCAAGGCGTTGCCGAAGAGCCGATCAAACCGCTGGAGCTGGCGATTGTCTCGGGAGCTTCGTTCGTCGCACAAGCGTTCTCCGGAGACCTCAAGCAACTGCAACGCTTGATCGAAGAGGGGATGAAGCACAAAGGCTTCTCGCTGATCAACGTGTTCTCTCCGTGCGTGACGTTCAACCGTGTCAACACCTACGAATGGTTCAAGGAGAACATCGTCAACTTCGATGAAGAGGAAGGCTACGACCCGACCAACAAAGCGATGGCGTTGCAGCGCATCGCAGAGACCGACTCGGTTTGCACGGGCATCCTCTACCAAGAACAACGCCCGGCCTTCCACGAAGTCGTGCTCGGTGCAACGGAGCAAGGTACGGTGAAAGTACCTTTGGAAATTCCGAATGACGAAATGCAAGCGCTGATCGACCAATTCCGTCGCGCGTAG
- a CDS encoding YwhD family protein, whose amino-acid sequence MELNLTGRTGHDTPEDFATLSVVMIDGDEIYVDNGAIHGKSRLERGVDFRTYTKPEDVPNGRRIQEVWIQLKTFESGRGYHGIVSAEIVVNRDLMVGYKSVGPLVMAMEGAIKGKVQLPHLDADQKTKLRTFMETFRADLWANTPDDVKAQLA is encoded by the coding sequence ATGGAACTGAATCTTACCGGACGCACGGGGCATGACACCCCGGAGGATTTCGCTACGCTGTCTGTCGTCATGATCGACGGCGACGAGATTTATGTTGACAACGGTGCCATCCACGGCAAGTCCCGCCTCGAACGCGGCGTCGATTTCCGCACCTATACCAAACCGGAGGACGTCCCGAACGGCCGCCGCATCCAAGAAGTCTGGATTCAATTGAAAACGTTCGAGTCCGGCCGCGGCTACCACGGCATCGTCTCCGCCGAAATCGTCGTCAACCGCGATCTCATGGTCGGCTACAAAAGCGTCGGCCCGCTGGTCATGGCGATGGAGGGCGCGATCAAAGGCAAAGTCCAACTCCCGCATCTCGATGCCGACCAAAAAACCAAGCTCCGCACCTTCATGGAAACGTTCCGCGCAGACCTCTGGGCCAACACGCCGGATGACGTCAAAGCACAGCTTGCCTAA
- a CDS encoding LysM peptidoglycan-binding domain-containing protein, with the protein MMNMKKNWKHLLVGTLMMAGALTLINTKAEAAAITVQPGQTLSELAKVNGTTVAAVKFTNNLKSDVVLAGQTLNMPFPYKVGNGDYMSYLAKRYNTTIADIKRVNHLDRENLFIGEVITIPVGKNTNITPVVKAIETSPAPAKGAEHAATPAPARAEAKAPTPVRTTPVLAPVKQPAAPTVAGKEYSKTVDVAATAYGPGNIMWQWGGKTKMGTQVREGVISVDPNVIPLGSKVWVTGYNSPLLPAGGFFATAEDTGGAIKGNRIDIYIDANHTQLIQFGKQNIQLYILK; encoded by the coding sequence ATGATGAACATGAAGAAAAATTGGAAGCACCTCCTCGTAGGTACTCTGATGATGGCAGGCGCACTGACCCTGATCAACACCAAGGCCGAAGCGGCCGCAATCACCGTCCAACCGGGCCAAACCCTTTCCGAGCTGGCGAAAGTCAACGGCACCACGGTGGCAGCGGTGAAATTCACCAACAACTTGAAATCGGACGTCGTTCTCGCAGGCCAAACGCTCAACATGCCGTTCCCGTACAAAGTGGGCAACGGTGACTACATGAGCTATCTCGCGAAACGCTACAACACCACCATCGCCGACATCAAACGTGTGAACCACCTCGACCGTGAGAACCTCTTCATCGGCGAAGTGATCACGATTCCGGTCGGCAAGAACACCAACATCACTCCGGTCGTCAAAGCGATCGAAACGTCCCCAGCTCCGGCCAAGGGCGCAGAACACGCAGCGACTCCGGCTCCGGCTCGTGCAGAAGCAAAAGCTCCGACTCCGGTTCGTACCACTCCGGTTCTTGCGCCGGTGAAGCAACCGGCCGCTCCGACCGTTGCCGGCAAGGAATATTCCAAGACCGTTGACGTCGCGGCTACCGCGTACGGTCCGGGCAACATCATGTGGCAATGGGGCGGCAAGACCAAGATGGGCACCCAAGTGCGTGAAGGCGTCATCTCGGTCGACCCGAACGTGATTCCGCTGGGCTCGAAAGTCTGGGTGACCGGCTACAATTCTCCGCTGCTTCCGGCGGGCGGTTTCTTCGCAACTGCCGAAGACACCGGCGGCGCGATCAAGGGCAACCGCATCGACATCTACATCGACGCGAACCACACCCAACTGATCCAGTTCGGCAAGCAAAATATCCAACTCTATATCTTGAAATAA
- a CDS encoding chemotaxis protein CheB → MSFSHSLPEAQEPPTRQETPVRIVGIGASAGGLEALERFFDFVPSATGASYVIVQHLSPEHKSFMAELLARHTTMHISVVTNELKIEPNQIYLIPPRKFMTVRDGVLRLNDYATKRDSLQPIDDFFESLAGDQGSNAIAVILSGTGTDGTRGIRAIHDVGGLVMVQSEASAAFEGMPRSAISTGLVHHVQTPEELARKLLGVLVPLDTNDVEEILPALYQLLKDSHGIDYSGYKRAGVVRRVERRMKLKSISSPVGYREYIESHPEEISALQKDLLIGVTHFFRDPEAFAALYEKVIPSIVEHKLKSGEKEIRVWVSACSTGEEAYTVAMLFQQYLREHGHDLDLRIFATDLDQESVQYASLGNYPLQLEEDVPKEYVERYFIRHGDAYQVTKELRKPIVFAPHNIIQDPPFLNMDLVTCRNMMIYFEADVQKKVLSLFHFSLNKYGYLFLGPSESVGKLTHLFEHYDKRWNIFRHAITSPTMQVKTQTTLDMLGSAGTTVRQGNRELTHTPVPQPLRKLDDVYSMLIEEYMPPSILLDGNNDVVHTFGDLSKYLVIPRGKLSFNIHKMVSTPLSVFIGTALHKVRKNDQPVRYLNVAIPGVEGQQITVNITVKKFKAARNNDLLLLLFEESDNETIPTLIPTPYNPDDNVKLRIEELERELSYARESLQATIEELETSNEELQATNEEMIAANEEMQSTNEELQSVNEELFTVNAEHQRKILELTELNNDMDNFLISTKIGTIFLDHDLCIRRFTPAVTKVIHLLEIDIGRPLSHMSHRLKYDRLLEDAREVLTHVVPTEREIQTVEGDWYSVGILPYRTVENQIKGVVVTFVDITDLKRANQELQKLSYAIQQSPSTMLIADVEGKVEYVNATYSRLTGYELNEVLGRSMRDLHEVSGAGGVEFEEIWRTIRQGRRWSGELESLRKDGLSRWEQVSFLPLQNETGETIHFLKTSQDITEHKRTEELLRKSEMHSAVGQLAAGIAHEIRNPLTALKGFLQLLHVEGDKNETYVKIMSSEFVRIEQIINELLMLSKPHELNFHRANLAVILNDVLMLLETQAIMNQIHINSELANPLPFVECVENQIKQVLINMLKNAMEAMPSGGEITFTVRRHDQNHVLIRIQDQGIGIPEEQLRRIGEPFYTTKDKGTGLGIMVSKKIIEDHGGRFQISSIVGVGTTIDIILPTLP, encoded by the coding sequence ATGTCTTTTTCTCATAGCTTGCCTGAGGCGCAGGAACCGCCCACACGGCAAGAAACTCCCGTGCGCATCGTCGGGATCGGTGCATCGGCTGGCGGTTTGGAGGCGTTGGAGCGGTTTTTCGATTTCGTTCCGTCCGCCACTGGGGCCTCCTATGTGATCGTGCAACACTTGTCCCCCGAGCACAAGAGCTTTATGGCGGAACTGCTGGCACGGCATACCACGATGCACATCTCCGTCGTGACGAACGAACTGAAGATTGAACCGAACCAAATCTACTTGATTCCCCCACGAAAATTTATGACCGTACGGGACGGGGTCTTGAGACTGAACGACTATGCAACCAAACGCGATTCGCTTCAGCCGATTGACGATTTCTTCGAATCGTTGGCTGGCGATCAAGGATCAAACGCCATCGCGGTCATTCTCTCCGGAACCGGAACAGATGGGACACGCGGCATTCGGGCGATCCATGATGTGGGCGGTCTCGTCATGGTGCAAAGCGAAGCATCGGCTGCTTTTGAAGGCATGCCCCGCAGCGCCATCTCCACCGGGCTCGTCCATCATGTGCAGACCCCGGAAGAATTGGCACGCAAGTTGCTGGGCGTCCTCGTGCCTTTAGATACGAATGATGTTGAAGAAATTCTGCCTGCCCTCTACCAGTTGCTCAAGGACAGCCACGGCATCGACTACTCCGGCTACAAGCGAGCGGGGGTCGTTCGGCGGGTCGAGCGACGGATGAAGCTGAAAAGCATCTCCTCTCCGGTCGGGTATCGTGAGTATATCGAGAGTCATCCCGAAGAAATCAGCGCGTTGCAAAAAGATCTGCTGATCGGGGTCACGCACTTTTTCCGCGACCCGGAGGCGTTCGCCGCCTTGTACGAAAAAGTGATCCCGTCCATCGTCGAGCACAAGTTGAAAAGCGGCGAGAAAGAGATTCGCGTCTGGGTGTCCGCCTGCTCAACCGGTGAGGAAGCCTACACGGTGGCGATGTTGTTCCAGCAGTACTTGAGGGAGCACGGCCACGATTTGGACTTGCGAATTTTCGCCACCGACCTCGATCAAGAATCGGTGCAGTACGCGAGCCTTGGCAACTATCCGTTGCAGTTGGAAGAAGATGTGCCCAAGGAGTACGTGGAGCGCTACTTCATCCGACACGGCGATGCCTACCAAGTGACCAAGGAACTGCGCAAGCCGATCGTGTTTGCGCCGCACAACATCATCCAAGACCCGCCGTTCCTCAACATGGATTTGGTCACGTGCCGCAACATGATGATCTACTTCGAAGCGGATGTGCAGAAAAAAGTCCTGAGCCTGTTCCATTTTTCCTTGAACAAATACGGCTACCTCTTCCTCGGACCCTCCGAGAGCGTCGGCAAGTTGACCCATCTGTTTGAACACTACGACAAGCGATGGAACATCTTCCGCCATGCCATCACCTCCCCCACGATGCAGGTCAAGACACAGACCACACTCGACATGCTCGGTAGCGCCGGGACAACTGTTCGTCAGGGGAATCGCGAGTTGACTCATACGCCGGTTCCCCAGCCGTTGCGCAAACTCGATGACGTCTATTCGATGCTGATCGAAGAATACATGCCGCCGTCGATCTTGCTTGACGGGAACAACGATGTCGTCCACACGTTCGGAGATCTGAGCAAGTACCTCGTCATCCCGCGCGGCAAACTGTCCTTTAACATCCACAAGATGGTCTCCACGCCGCTTTCGGTCTTCATCGGAACCGCTCTGCACAAAGTGCGAAAAAACGACCAGCCGGTCCGCTACCTTAACGTCGCCATTCCCGGTGTCGAGGGCCAGCAGATCACCGTCAACATCACCGTCAAAAAATTCAAAGCGGCTCGCAACAACGACTTGCTGCTGTTGCTTTTTGAAGAATCGGACAACGAGACCATCCCGACGCTCATCCCCACTCCGTACAATCCGGATGACAACGTCAAGCTCCGCATCGAAGAGCTCGAACGGGAACTGTCGTACGCCAGAGAGAGTTTGCAAGCGACCATCGAAGAGTTGGAAACGTCCAACGAAGAACTGCAAGCGACCAACGAAGAAATGATCGCCGCCAACGAAGAGATGCAAAGTACCAACGAAGAACTGCAGTCGGTCAACGAGGAATTGTTCACGGTCAATGCGGAGCATCAGCGCAAGATCTTGGAATTGACAGAACTGAACAATGACATGGACAACTTCTTGATCTCCACCAAAATCGGCACGATCTTCCTCGATCATGATCTCTGCATTCGCCGGTTCACGCCTGCGGTCACCAAAGTGATTCACCTCTTGGAGATCGACATCGGTCGTCCGCTCTCCCATATGTCGCATCGTTTGAAGTACGACCGCTTGCTGGAGGACGCACGTGAAGTACTGACCCATGTCGTTCCGACGGAGCGAGAGATTCAGACGGTAGAGGGCGATTGGTACAGTGTGGGGATCTTGCCGTACCGCACCGTTGAGAATCAAATCAAGGGTGTTGTCGTCACGTTTGTCGACATCACCGACTTGAAGCGTGCGAACCAAGAGTTGCAAAAACTCTCCTATGCGATTCAGCAAAGCCCGAGCACGATGCTGATTGCCGATGTCGAAGGCAAGGTCGAGTACGTCAACGCGACCTACTCTCGCTTGACCGGATATGAACTGAACGAAGTGCTCGGCCGTTCCATGCGCGACCTTCATGAAGTGAGCGGAGCCGGCGGAGTGGAGTTTGAGGAGATTTGGAGAACGATTCGCCAAGGGCGTCGCTGGTCCGGGGAGTTGGAAAGTCTCCGCAAAGACGGTCTGTCACGCTGGGAGCAAGTTTCGTTCCTGCCCTTGCAGAACGAGACGGGCGAAACGATCCACTTCCTCAAAACCTCGCAAGACATCACCGAACACAAGCGTACCGAGGAACTTCTGCGCAAATCGGAAATGCACTCCGCAGTCGGTCAACTGGCGGCCGGGATCGCACACGAGATTCGCAACCCGCTTACGGCGCTCAAGGGATTCCTCCAACTGCTCCACGTCGAAGGTGACAAGAACGAAACCTACGTCAAGATCATGTCGTCGGAGTTCGTCCGGATTGAGCAGATCATCAATGAATTGCTGATGCTCTCCAAACCGCACGAGCTGAACTTCCATCGGGCGAACTTGGCCGTGATCCTCAATGACGTGCTGATGCTCTTGGAAACCCAAGCGATCATGAATCAGATTCACATCAATTCCGAATTGGCGAACCCGCTACCATTTGTCGAATGTGTGGAGAACCAAATCAAGCAAGTCTTGATCAACATGCTCAAAAACGCGATGGAAGCCATGCCGTCCGGCGGCGAAATCACGTTCACCGTCCGCCGGCACGATCAAAACCATGTTCTCATCCGCATCCAAGACCAAGGCATCGGGATCCCCGAAGAACAACTGCGTCGCATCGGGGAACCGTTCTACACCACCAAGGACAAAGGCACCGGGCTCGGGATCATGGTCAGCAAGAAGATCATCGAAGACCACGGCGGTCGTTTCCAGATTTCCAGCATTGTGGGCGTCGGCACGACGATCGACATCATCTTGCCAACCCTTCCGTAA
- a CDS encoding aminotransferase class I/II-fold pyridoxal phosphate-dependent enzyme, which translates to MQNQTPLFTKLVEHASRNPIQFHIPAHKKGFGMPNEFSEFIGPNALSIDLINIAPLDDLHSPKGIIKEAQELAARAYGADHTYFSVHGTSGAIMTMVMAAVGPGEKILVPRNVHKSILSAIIFSGAHPVFMHPEIDPEIGIAHGVSLDTVRKALDENADAKALLLINPTYFGVSADLKSIVDLSHERGIPVLVDEAHGVLFGFHEDLPLSAMQAGADMAATSVHKLGGSMTQSSVLNVREGLVSPDHVQSVLSMLHTTSTSYLLLASLDVARKNLAIHGHDLITKTLELARACRNRINAIDGLYCFGDEILKNSATFAHDPLKINVTVSNLGLTGWEVEKILRTDFNIEVEMSDLYNILCIITFGDTQETIDALVSALEVIATKYRREVLERKQVKYPSTPLLALSPRDAFYNKQTEIIPLAEAAGRIIAEFIMVYPPGIPIVMPGEVVTTDNIDYIVEHVKEGLPVQGPDDPNIEFVKVLK; encoded by the coding sequence ATGCAAAACCAAACCCCCCTGTTCACGAAGCTCGTGGAACACGCGAGCCGGAACCCGATTCAATTTCACATTCCCGCGCATAAAAAAGGCTTCGGGATGCCGAACGAATTCTCCGAGTTCATCGGACCGAACGCATTGTCCATAGATTTGATCAACATCGCGCCGTTGGACGACCTGCATTCGCCGAAGGGAATTATCAAGGAGGCGCAGGAGCTGGCCGCACGCGCGTACGGCGCGGACCATACTTATTTCTCGGTACACGGAACGTCCGGTGCGATCATGACGATGGTCATGGCTGCCGTCGGCCCCGGTGAGAAAATTCTCGTACCGCGAAACGTCCACAAGTCGATCCTCTCGGCGATCATCTTCTCTGGAGCGCATCCAGTATTTATGCATCCGGAGATCGATCCGGAGATCGGCATCGCCCACGGCGTATCGCTCGATACGGTTCGCAAGGCGCTTGACGAAAACGCAGACGCCAAAGCGCTGCTTCTGATCAACCCGACCTACTTCGGTGTGTCCGCCGATCTCAAGTCGATTGTGGATCTGTCGCATGAACGCGGCATCCCGGTTTTGGTTGACGAAGCGCACGGCGTGCTGTTTGGCTTCCACGAAGACTTGCCGCTCTCGGCGATGCAAGCCGGTGCCGACATGGCGGCCACGTCCGTTCACAAACTCGGCGGCTCCATGACGCAGAGTTCGGTGCTCAACGTCCGCGAAGGCTTGGTCTCGCCGGACCACGTCCAATCGGTGCTCTCCATGTTGCATACGACTTCGACGTCGTACCTGCTGCTGGCCTCGTTGGACGTCGCACGGAAGAACCTCGCCATCCACGGCCACGACCTGATTACCAAAACACTGGAACTCGCCCGCGCTTGCCGCAACCGCATCAATGCGATCGACGGTCTCTACTGCTTCGGCGACGAGATTCTGAAAAACTCCGCAACCTTCGCACACGACCCGTTGAAAATCAACGTCACCGTCTCCAACTTAGGTCTGACGGGCTGGGAAGTCGAGAAGATTCTGCGCACCGACTTCAACATCGAAGTCGAAATGTCCGACCTCTACAACATTCTCTGCATCATCACGTTCGGCGACACGCAAGAAACGATTGACGCGCTCGTCAGCGCACTTGAAGTGATCGCGACGAAGTACCGCCGCGAAGTTCTGGAGCGCAAACAGGTCAAGTACCCGTCCACGCCGCTGCTGGCCCTTTCGCCGCGCGACGCGTTCTACAACAAGCAGACGGAGATCATCCCGCTTGCAGAAGCGGCCGGCCGCATCATCGCCGAGTTCATCATGGTCTACCCGCCGGGTATCCCGATTGTCATGCCGGGCGAAGTCGTCACCACCGACAACATCGACTACATCGTCGAACATGTCAAAGAAGGTCTGCCGGTCCAAGGCCCGGACGATCCCAACATAGAATTCGTCAAAGTTCTCAAATAA